The Coffea arabica cultivar ET-39 chromosome 3c, Coffea Arabica ET-39 HiFi, whole genome shotgun sequence genome contains a region encoding:
- the LOC113735944 gene encoding uncharacterized protein — protein sequence MASTSGKFTLASAFGEVRQARNISAVLSRVWHHRIPLKISFFMLRLLMGRLPLAETLCKLGFHMPSKCLCCQSPSCESIEHLFSMGQVALEVWSYFGSMCGVICTGSLLRARMGAWWFVEQKLERRRFIFTILPSLICWHIWKARNKGVFEGKPMRPAVVIQAIFREAKMLLEIQFKGQVGAHTFQQLYDWSGVPVGGFGFQLVRWIGPELWVLTLNTDGCSKGNPGTGGSGGVLRDSSGRLLLAFSAYLGETTSLHAETSALLIGLRECAQRGFGNVGVQLDSLVLVGILQKTFQCPWHIRRAVWQIWQLLGDSPRVAHCYREANKVADILSNVGVSHPGHQVRVYEHVGLIPQLVRGALRLDRLGLPSVRKVRMA from the coding sequence ATGGCGTCGACATCTGGTAAATTCACCCTGGCCTCGGCTTTTGGAGAAGTTCGTCAGGCCCGCAACATCTCGGCTGTTCTATCTCGTGTCTGGCATCATCGAATTCCATTGAAgatttcctttttcatgctACGATTATTGATGGGCCGGTTGCCTCTGGCAGAGACGCTATGTAAGCTTGGCTTTCATATGCCTTCAAAGTGCCTTTGTTGTCAAAGTCCATCCTGCGAATCCATTGAGCATCTGTTCTCTATGGGGCAGGTGGCCCTGGAAGTATGGAGTTACTTTGGGAGTATGTGTGGGGTAATCTGTACAGGGTCCTTATTGCGTGCTCGAATGGGTGCGTGGTGGTTCGTTGAGCAGAAATTGGAAAGGAGGCGATTCATTTTTACTATCCTTCCTAGCCTTATTTGCTGGCATATTTGGAAGGCTAGGAATAAAGGCGTCTTTGAAGGCAAACCAATGCGTCCAGCAGTTGTTATTCAGGCCATATTCAGAGAAGCTAAGATGCTTTTGGAGATTCAGTTTAAGGGCCAAGTTGGGGCACACACGTTTCAGCAGTTATATGATTGGTCGGGTGTCCCAGTGGGTGGCTTTGGTTTTCAGTTGGTGCGTTGGATAGGGCCAGAATTATGGGTGTTAACGCTCAATACAGATGGGTGCTCAAAGGGGAACCCTGGTACGGGTGGTAGCGGTGGTGTCCTGCGCGACTCTTCCGGAAGGTTGCTATTGGCATTCTCGGCCTATCTTGGGGAAACTACCAGTCTACATGCGGAAACTTCAGCCCTTCTGATTGGGCTTCGCGAGTGTGCTCAGAGGGGATTCGGCAATGTAGGAGTCCAGTTAGATTCCTTGGTCCTGGTGGGGATTCTGCAGAAGACGTTCCAGTGTCCTTGGCACATCCGGAGGGCAGTTTGGCAGATATGGCAATTGCTTGGTGACTCCCCTCGGGTAGCTCATTGCTACAGGGAGGCGAACAAAGTTGCGGATATTTTGTCTAATGTGGGAGTTTCACACCCTGGACATCAGGTTAGGGTTTATGAACACGTAGGACTGATACCTCAGTTGGTTCGGGGCGCCCTTCGTTTAGATAGGTTAGGCTTGCCGTCAGTTAGGAAGGTCCGGATGGCGTAG